The following proteins come from a genomic window of Alosa sapidissima isolate fAloSap1 chromosome 20, fAloSap1.pri, whole genome shotgun sequence:
- the zgc:113425 gene encoding uncharacterized protein zgc:113425 isoform X1, with protein sequence MDRYRYFVFNQRHIVVLGILQVTCAGLCLVCGCMDAFFRLSTTLSRTRAPVWCALIMAVPGVLALFASQRKNPLLVSIMMVSSLFSCLAVMIVFAYAGLTLSYGEEDDEIFDHHIPDVKFVLGRMVRGANATLLLSGMGSLLFSSLITLVGCRSLPFCACYDGRTGLETLVPQTDPSSGTELVCTWQAGGDDRLFNSPVSFVDRCVEQEQEPSKLPPYVRLT encoded by the exons ATGGACCGGTACAGGTACTTTGTCTTCAACCAGCGGCATATCGTAGTACTGGGGATCTTACAGGTAACCTGTGCCGGGCTGTGCCTGGTGTGCGGCTGCATGGACGCGTTCTTTCGTCTGAGTACCACTCTCAGCCGCACTCGGGCTCCTGTATGGTGTGCGCTG ATAATGGCAGTGCCTGGTGTGCTGGCCCTGTTTGCCTCACAAAGGAAGAACCCCTTACTG GTGAGCATTATGATGGTGTCCTCGCTGTTCTCCTGTCTCGCCGTGATGATTGTATTCGCATATGCTGGTTTGACCCTCAGCTATGGAGAAGAAGATGATGAAATTTTCGACCATCATATCCCAGACGTG aagTTTGTGCTGGGTCGAATGGTGAGGGGGGCCAATGCCACTCTGTTGCTCTCGGGCATgggctctctcctcttctccagtcTGATCACACTGGTCGGCTGTCGGAGTCTGCCCTTCTGTGCCTGTTACGACGGCCGCACAGGCCTG GAGACTCTGGTGCCCCAGACTGACCCCAGCTCAGGCACAGAGCTGGTCTGCACTTGGCAAG CAGGGGGCGATGATCGACTCTTCAATTCACCTGTGTCATTTGTAGACAGATGtgtggagcaggagcaggaaccTTCCAAACTTCCTCCTTATGTTAGACTCACCTGA
- the zgc:113425 gene encoding uncharacterized protein zgc:113425 isoform X3, which produces MDRYRYFVFNQRHIVVLGILQVTCAGLCLVCGCMDAFFRLSTTLSRTRAPVWCALIMAVPGVLALFASQRKNPLLVSIMMVSSLFSCLAVMIVFAYAGLTLSYGEEDDEIFDHHIPDVFVLGRMVRGANATLLLSGMGSLLFSSLITLVGCRSLPFCACYDGRTGLETLVPQTDPSSGTELVCTWQAGGDDRLFNSPVSFVDRCVEQEQEPSKLPPYVRLT; this is translated from the exons ATGGACCGGTACAGGTACTTTGTCTTCAACCAGCGGCATATCGTAGTACTGGGGATCTTACAGGTAACCTGTGCCGGGCTGTGCCTGGTGTGCGGCTGCATGGACGCGTTCTTTCGTCTGAGTACCACTCTCAGCCGCACTCGGGCTCCTGTATGGTGTGCGCTG ATAATGGCAGTGCCTGGTGTGCTGGCCCTGTTTGCCTCACAAAGGAAGAACCCCTTACTG GTGAGCATTATGATGGTGTCCTCGCTGTTCTCCTGTCTCGCCGTGATGATTGTATTCGCATATGCTGGTTTGACCCTCAGCTATGGAGAAGAAGATGATGAAATTTTCGACCATCATATCCCAGACGTG TTTGTGCTGGGTCGAATGGTGAGGGGGGCCAATGCCACTCTGTTGCTCTCGGGCATgggctctctcctcttctccagtcTGATCACACTGGTCGGCTGTCGGAGTCTGCCCTTCTGTGCCTGTTACGACGGCCGCACAGGCCTG GAGACTCTGGTGCCCCAGACTGACCCCAGCTCAGGCACAGAGCTGGTCTGCACTTGGCAAG CAGGGGGCGATGATCGACTCTTCAATTCACCTGTGTCATTTGTAGACAGATGtgtggagcaggagcaggaaccTTCCAAACTTCCTCCTTATGTTAGACTCACCTGA
- the zgc:113425 gene encoding uncharacterized protein zgc:113425 isoform X2, whose translation MDRYRYFVFNQRHIVVLGILQVTCAGLCLVCGCMDAFFRLSTTLSRTRAPVWCALIMAVPGVLALFASQRKNPLLVSIMMVSSLFSCLAVMIVFAYAGLTLSYGEEDDEIFDHHIPDVKFVLGRMVRGANATLLLSGMGSLLFSSLITLVGCRSLPFCACYDGRTGLETLVPQTDPSSGTELVCTWQGGDDRLFNSPVSFVDRCVEQEQEPSKLPPYVRLT comes from the exons ATGGACCGGTACAGGTACTTTGTCTTCAACCAGCGGCATATCGTAGTACTGGGGATCTTACAGGTAACCTGTGCCGGGCTGTGCCTGGTGTGCGGCTGCATGGACGCGTTCTTTCGTCTGAGTACCACTCTCAGCCGCACTCGGGCTCCTGTATGGTGTGCGCTG ATAATGGCAGTGCCTGGTGTGCTGGCCCTGTTTGCCTCACAAAGGAAGAACCCCTTACTG GTGAGCATTATGATGGTGTCCTCGCTGTTCTCCTGTCTCGCCGTGATGATTGTATTCGCATATGCTGGTTTGACCCTCAGCTATGGAGAAGAAGATGATGAAATTTTCGACCATCATATCCCAGACGTG aagTTTGTGCTGGGTCGAATGGTGAGGGGGGCCAATGCCACTCTGTTGCTCTCGGGCATgggctctctcctcttctccagtcTGATCACACTGGTCGGCTGTCGGAGTCTGCCCTTCTGTGCCTGTTACGACGGCCGCACAGGCCTG GAGACTCTGGTGCCCCAGACTGACCCCAGCTCAGGCACAGAGCTGGTCTGCACTTGGCAAG GGGGCGATGATCGACTCTTCAATTCACCTGTGTCATTTGTAGACAGATGtgtggagcaggagcaggaaccTTCCAAACTTCCTCCTTATGTTAGACTCACCTGA
- the setd7 gene encoding histone-lysine N-methyltransferase SETD7 isoform X1 gives MDSDDDNIEEVVEGPLDENDQPHGFCMVTYSSSDRFEGHFVHGDKNGKGKFFFFDGSTLEGYYMDDALQGQGVYRYEDGGALHGTYVDGELNGPAQEYDQDGQLIFKGQYKDNMRCGLCWFYYSDRGCVVGEVNDEGEMTGKQVAYVYPDGNMALLGSFVDGELIEARLARLTVQESGRPRFEIVDDRTVYSYDKSTSTCIANHRLLPDPYESQHVYVGQSLISGAGEGLFTKMDADPDTVMAFYNGVRITHSEVDSRDWSVNGNTISLDEDTVIDVPGPFNQTDKYCASLGHKANHSFTPNCKYDPFMHPRFGLIKCIRTIRAVQKDEELTVAYGYDHEPSGKSELPAPEWYIKELQEFQERNGEVPAGMKAC, from the exons ATGGACAGCGATGACGACAACATTGAGGAGGTTGTAGAGG GCCCCTTGGATGAGAATGACCAACCACATGGATTCTGCATGGTCACCTACTCCTCCAGTGATCGCTTTGAGGGACACTTTGTCCATGGAGATAAGAATGGAAAAGGGAAATTCTTCTTTTTCGATGGGAG CACGTTGGAGGGCTACTACATGGATGATGCTCTTCAGGGCCAGGGTGTGTATCGGTACGAGGACGGCGGGGCTCTGCACGGGACCTATGTGGACGGGGAGCTGAATGGCCCAGCGCAGGAGTACGACCAGGATGGGCAGCTCATCTTCAAGGGCcagtacaaagacaacatgCGCTGTGGCCTGTGCTGGTTCTACTACTCT GACCGGGGTTGTGTGGTGGGAGAGGTGAACGATGAGGGCGAAATGACGGGGAAGCAGGTGGCGTACGTGTACCCAGACGGCAACATGGCTCTGCTGGGCAGCTTTGTGGACGGGGAGCTGATCGAGGCTCGGCTCGCCCGTCTGACTGTGCAAGAGAGCGGCCGACCACGCTTTGAAATAGTAGATGACC GAACTGTTTACTCTTATGACAAATCCACTTCTACCTGCATTGCTAACCACAGACTTCTCCCTGATCCATATGAGAGCCAACA TGTGTATGTAGGACAGTCACTGATCTCAGGAGCAGGTGAAGGTCTGTTTACCAAGATGGATGCTGATCCAGACACTGTCATGGCCTTTTATAATGGAGTTCGCATAACACACTCTGAG GTGGACAGTCGTGATTGGTCGGTGAATGGTAACACTATCTCTCTGGATGAGGACACAGTCATCGATGTTCCTGGGCCCTTTAATCAGACGGACAAATACTGCGCCTCGCTCGGTCACAAGGCCAACCATTCCTTCACCCCCAACTGCAAATATGACCC ATTTATGCATCCTCGCTTCGGCCTCATCAAATGCATTCGGACAATCCGGGCTGTGCAGAAAGACGAGGAGCTCACTGTTGCCTACGGCTATGACCATGAGCCTTCTGGGAAATCTGAGCTGCCGGCGCCGGAGTGGTACATCAAGGAACTCCAGGAGTTCCAGGAGCGGAATGGCGAAGTGCCGGCGGGCATGAAAGCATGCTAA
- the setd7 gene encoding histone-lysine N-methyltransferase SETD7 isoform X2 encodes MVTYSSSDRFEGHFVHGDKNGKGKFFFFDGSTLEGYYMDDALQGQGVYRYEDGGALHGTYVDGELNGPAQEYDQDGQLIFKGQYKDNMRCGLCWFYYSDRGCVVGEVNDEGEMTGKQVAYVYPDGNMALLGSFVDGELIEARLARLTVQESGRPRFEIVDDRTVYSYDKSTSTCIANHRLLPDPYESQHVYVGQSLISGAGEGLFTKMDADPDTVMAFYNGVRITHSEVDSRDWSVNGNTISLDEDTVIDVPGPFNQTDKYCASLGHKANHSFTPNCKYDPFMHPRFGLIKCIRTIRAVQKDEELTVAYGYDHEPSGKSELPAPEWYIKELQEFQERNGEVPAGMKAC; translated from the exons ATGGTCACCTACTCCTCCAGTGATCGCTTTGAGGGACACTTTGTCCATGGAGATAAGAATGGAAAAGGGAAATTCTTCTTTTTCGATGGGAG CACGTTGGAGGGCTACTACATGGATGATGCTCTTCAGGGCCAGGGTGTGTATCGGTACGAGGACGGCGGGGCTCTGCACGGGACCTATGTGGACGGGGAGCTGAATGGCCCAGCGCAGGAGTACGACCAGGATGGGCAGCTCATCTTCAAGGGCcagtacaaagacaacatgCGCTGTGGCCTGTGCTGGTTCTACTACTCT GACCGGGGTTGTGTGGTGGGAGAGGTGAACGATGAGGGCGAAATGACGGGGAAGCAGGTGGCGTACGTGTACCCAGACGGCAACATGGCTCTGCTGGGCAGCTTTGTGGACGGGGAGCTGATCGAGGCTCGGCTCGCCCGTCTGACTGTGCAAGAGAGCGGCCGACCACGCTTTGAAATAGTAGATGACC GAACTGTTTACTCTTATGACAAATCCACTTCTACCTGCATTGCTAACCACAGACTTCTCCCTGATCCATATGAGAGCCAACA TGTGTATGTAGGACAGTCACTGATCTCAGGAGCAGGTGAAGGTCTGTTTACCAAGATGGATGCTGATCCAGACACTGTCATGGCCTTTTATAATGGAGTTCGCATAACACACTCTGAG GTGGACAGTCGTGATTGGTCGGTGAATGGTAACACTATCTCTCTGGATGAGGACACAGTCATCGATGTTCCTGGGCCCTTTAATCAGACGGACAAATACTGCGCCTCGCTCGGTCACAAGGCCAACCATTCCTTCACCCCCAACTGCAAATATGACCC ATTTATGCATCCTCGCTTCGGCCTCATCAAATGCATTCGGACAATCCGGGCTGTGCAGAAAGACGAGGAGCTCACTGTTGCCTACGGCTATGACCATGAGCCTTCTGGGAAATCTGAGCTGCCGGCGCCGGAGTGGTACATCAAGGAACTCCAGGAGTTCCAGGAGCGGAATGGCGAAGTGCCGGCGGGCATGAAAGCATGCTAA
- the LOC121693884 gene encoding microsomal glutathione S-transferase 2-like: MDMEIPFPLGAVTLVSALHTAYVARLLWKRWAAPTVMTGALKEQFERTLKAHKKCIAFYPIFLVILWTSGLFFNEELAAVLGGVYILGRHIYSCGQSSMTKIRHFLGFYTVITAVLLLSLTGTLGLLHVILDPLIDINHLLSYLYGEPKQFYFF, from the exons atggacatggagataCCGTTTCCCCTCGGCGCGGTGACACTTGTGTCAGCTCTTCACACAG cttatGTAGCACGCCTGTTATGGAAAAGATGGGCAGCGCCCACAGTGATGACCGGTGCACTAAAGGAACAGTTTGAGAGAACATTAAAGGCCCA taaAAAGTGTATTGCCTTCTACCCAATTTTCCTTGTGATTTTGTGGACTTCAGGGCTTTTCTTCAATGAAG AACTGGCAGCTGTTTTGGGAGGTGTTTATATCCTGGGAAGACATATATACTCTTGTGGACAATCCAGCATGACTAAAATACG ACACTTCCTGGGCTTTTACACTGTGATTACTGCTGTTCTTCTTCTAAGTCTTACTGGGACCCTTGGCCTTCTCCATGTCATCCTCGACCCGCTGATTGACATCAACCACCTTCTCAGTTATCTGTATGGTGAACCGAAACAATTTTATTTCTTTTAG